A window of Mangifera indica cultivar Alphonso chromosome 11, CATAS_Mindica_2.1, whole genome shotgun sequence contains these coding sequences:
- the LOC123229280 gene encoding pentatricopeptide repeat-containing protein At1g12300, mitochondrial-like isoform X5, with protein sequence MFLKTSLVSSKSSFNVRFSSSSILSSVSQNQHTKSPPKHISTLKHHSQLYNFLRVNCRSGNFSLDEAFDSFNYMIHMHPIPAMSSFSILFSALVKKKHFDQLLVMYTRFISAGLLPDFFILNILIDCLRKMARDSDGFVVLGSIFRRGFYPNALTFNNLINGLCMAGKIKKAIEFFRKMVSVGCRPDVVTVGTLITGLCRTGNVTVALQLFEEMNNGNGEFGVICKPDIVCYTTIIDGLCKYGLVDKAKKLFSVMKTKGINPDVITYTTLIYGLCNTSNWEEAKTLFIEMLEEGVKPNVVTFNVVIDKFCINGKMDEANGLFQLMINRGVSPNTRTYNRFLSGFCLAGQIDDARRLFDSMASVGCKPDVFSYNILMEGLCLTNKIDDAKELLASMLSMGCTPDVVSYNTLINWYCKNRKIDEALNLYEEMTSVGVRPNVFAYNTLLSGLFRNGNVRHAKMLFGRLNIAWEMFNRLHSNGFVPDVITYNIIMHGFCKEGKLEMNNETLKVVELLHKMKERNVKPDASIGSIILDLLGKHEDYREVLNLLPSFSTQEPTGC encoded by the exons atgtttcttaaaacttcacttgtttcttcaaaatcatctttcaatgttagattttcatcttcatctattctttcttcagtttcccaaaatcaacacacaaaatcacCACCCAAACACATCTCCACTCTTAAGCACCATtctcaactttataatttccttcGTGTAAACTGCAGGTCAGGTAACTTTTCTCTTGATGAAGCTTTTGATtccttcaattatatgattcatatgCACCCAATTCCTGCTATGTCTTCCTTCagtattttgttttctgcacttgttaagaaaaaacattttgatcaaCTTCTTGTGATGTACACGAGATTCATTTCAGCTGGGTTGTTGCcggatttctttattttgaatattttaattgattgcttAAGAAAAATGGCACGCGATTCTGATGGTTTTGTAGTTCTTGGGAGTATTTTTAGGAGGGGTTTTTACCCAAACGCTTTGACTTTTAACAATCTGATTAATGGTCTTTGTATGGCGGGCAAGATTAAGAAGGccattgaattttttaggaaaatggTTTCGGTTGGTTGTAGACCGGATGTGGTTACAGTTGGGACTTTGATTACTGGGTTGTGTAGAACTGGTAATGTCACTGTTGCCCTtcagttgtttgaagaaatgaataacGGGAATGGTGAATTTGGTGTCATTTGTAAGCCTGATATTGTTTGCTATACTACAATTATTGATGGTCTTTGCAAATATGGGTTAGTAGACAAGGCAAAGAAACTGTTTTCAGTAATGAAGACCAAGGGCATTAATCCAGACGTGATTACTTACACCACTCTAATTTATGGTTTGTGTAATACATCTAATTGGGAGGAGGCTAAAACTTTGTTTATAGAGATGTTGGAGGAAGGTGTAAAACCTAATGTGGTGACATTTAACGTGGTAATTGATAAGTTCTGTATCAATGGAAAGATGGACGAAGCCAATGGGTTGTTCCAACTAATGATTAATAGAGGTGTTAGTCCCAACACAAGAACTTATAACAGATTTTTGAGTGGTTTTTGCTTGGCAGGTCAAATTGATGATGCTAGAAGGCTATTTGATTCCATGGCAAGTGTGGGGTGTAAGCCTGATGTTTTTAGCTACAATATTTTGATGGAGGGTTTAtgcttgacaaataaaattgatgatgccaAGGAACTTTTAGCCTCAATGTTGAGTATGGGATGCACACCTGATGTAGTTAGCTACAATACTCTGATCAATTGGTAttgcaagaatcgaaaaattgatGAAGCCTTGAATCTTTATGAGGAAATGACTTCCGTGGGAGTTAGGCCAAATGTTTTTGCTTATAATACCTTGCTATCTGGGCTTTTTAGGAACGGTAATGTCAGACATGCAAAAATGCTATTTG GGAGACTCAATATTGCTTGGGAAATGTTCAACAGATTACATAGTAATGGCTTTGTTCCAGATGTtattacatataacattataatgCATGGATTTTGTAAGGAAGGAAAGTTAGAAATG AATAATGAGACTTTAAAAGTGGTGGAacttcttcacaaaatgaaagagagaaatgtgaaaCCAGATGCATCCATAGGTTCAATAATATTAGATTTACTGGGAAAGCATGAAGATTATCGTGAAGTCCTGAATTTGCTACCATCCTTTTCAACCCAAGAACCAACAGGATGTTGA
- the LOC123229280 gene encoding pentatricopeptide repeat-containing protein At1g12300, mitochondrial-like isoform X7 — translation MFLKTSLVSSKSSFNVRFSSSSILSSVSQNQHTKSPPKHISTLKHHSQLYNFLRVNCRSGNFSLDEAFDSFNYMIHMHPIPAMSSFSILFSALVKKKHFDQLLVMYTRFISAGLLPDFFILNILIDCLRKMARDSDGFVVLGSIFRRGFYPNALTFNNLINGLCMAGKIKKAIEFFRKMVSVGCRPDVVTVGTLITGLCRTGNVTVALQLFEEMNNGNGEFGVICKPDIVCYTTIIDGLCKYGLVDKAKKLFSVMKTKGINPDVITYTTLIYGLCNTSNWEEAKTLFIEMLEEGVKPNVVTFNVVIDKFCINGKMDEANGLFQLMINRGVSPNTRTYNRFLSGFCLAGQIDDARRLFDSMASVGCKPDVFSYNILMEGLCLTNKIDDAKELLASMLSMGCTPDVVSYNTLINWYCKNRKIDEALNLYEEMTSVGVRPNVFAYNTLLSGLFRNGNVRHAKMLFE, via the exons atgtttcttaaaacttcacttgtttcttcaaaatcatctttcaatgttagattttcatcttcatctattctttcttcagtttcccaaaatcaacacacaaaatcacCACCCAAACACATCTCCACTCTTAAGCACCATtctcaactttataatttccttcGTGTAAACTGCAGGTCAGGTAACTTTTCTCTTGATGAAGCTTTTGATtccttcaattatatgattcatatgCACCCAATTCCTGCTATGTCTTCCTTCagtattttgttttctgcacttgttaagaaaaaacattttgatcaaCTTCTTGTGATGTACACGAGATTCATTTCAGCTGGGTTGTTGCcggatttctttattttgaatattttaattgattgcttAAGAAAAATGGCACGCGATTCTGATGGTTTTGTAGTTCTTGGGAGTATTTTTAGGAGGGGTTTTTACCCAAACGCTTTGACTTTTAACAATCTGATTAATGGTCTTTGTATGGCGGGCAAGATTAAGAAGGccattgaattttttaggaaaatggTTTCGGTTGGTTGTAGACCGGATGTGGTTACAGTTGGGACTTTGATTACTGGGTTGTGTAGAACTGGTAATGTCACTGTTGCCCTtcagttgtttgaagaaatgaataacGGGAATGGTGAATTTGGTGTCATTTGTAAGCCTGATATTGTTTGCTATACTACAATTATTGATGGTCTTTGCAAATATGGGTTAGTAGACAAGGCAAAGAAACTGTTTTCAGTAATGAAGACCAAGGGCATTAATCCAGACGTGATTACTTACACCACTCTAATTTATGGTTTGTGTAATACATCTAATTGGGAGGAGGCTAAAACTTTGTTTATAGAGATGTTGGAGGAAGGTGTAAAACCTAATGTGGTGACATTTAACGTGGTAATTGATAAGTTCTGTATCAATGGAAAGATGGACGAAGCCAATGGGTTGTTCCAACTAATGATTAATAGAGGTGTTAGTCCCAACACAAGAACTTATAACAGATTTTTGAGTGGTTTTTGCTTGGCAGGTCAAATTGATGATGCTAGAAGGCTATTTGATTCCATGGCAAGTGTGGGGTGTAAGCCTGATGTTTTTAGCTACAATATTTTGATGGAGGGTTTAtgcttgacaaataaaattgatgatgccaAGGAACTTTTAGCCTCAATGTTGAGTATGGGATGCACACCTGATGTAGTTAGCTACAATACTCTGATCAATTGGTAttgcaagaatcgaaaaattgatGAAGCCTTGAATCTTTATGAGGAAATGACTTCCGTGGGAGTTAGGCCAAATGTTTTTGCTTATAATACCTTGCTATCTGGGCTTTTTAGGAACGGTAATGTCAGACATGCAAAAATGCTATTTG AATAA
- the LOC123229280 gene encoding putative pentatricopeptide repeat-containing protein At1g12700, mitochondrial isoform X2, giving the protein MFLKTSLVSSKSSFNVRFSSSSILSSVSQNQHTKSPPKHISTLKHHSQLYNFLRVNCRSGNFSLDEAFDSFNYMIHMHPIPAMSSFSILFSALVKKKHFDQLLVMYTRFISAGLLPDFFILNILIDCLRKMARDSDGFVVLGSIFRRGFYPNALTFNNLINGLCMAGKIKKAIEFFRKMVSVGCRPDVVTVGTLITGLCRTGNVTVALQLFEEMNNGNGEFGVICKPDIVCYTTIIDGLCKYGLVDKAKKLFSVMKTKGINPDVITYTTLIYGLCNTSNWEEAKTLFIEMLEEGVKPNVVTFNVVIDKFCINGKMDEANGLFQLMINRGVSPNTRTYNRFLSGFCLAGQIDDARRLFDSMASVGCKPDVFSYNILMEGLCLTNKIDDAKELLASMLSMGCTPDVVSYNTLINWYCKNRKIDEALNLYEEMTSVGVRPNVFAYNTLLSGLFRNGNVRHAKMLFGKMQLSNLPPDLFTYSILIDGYCKNGCVLEAVELYYTLINRNIQPDITTFNCLINGLCKTGRLNIAWEMFNRLHSNGFVPDVITYNIIMHGFCKEGKLEMNNETLKVVELLHKMKERNVKPDASIGSIILDLLGKHEDYREVLNLLPSFSTQEPTGC; this is encoded by the exons atgtttcttaaaacttcacttgtttcttcaaaatcatctttcaatgttagattttcatcttcatctattctttcttcagtttcccaaaatcaacacacaaaatcacCACCCAAACACATCTCCACTCTTAAGCACCATtctcaactttataatttccttcGTGTAAACTGCAGGTCAGGTAACTTTTCTCTTGATGAAGCTTTTGATtccttcaattatatgattcatatgCACCCAATTCCTGCTATGTCTTCCTTCagtattttgttttctgcacttgttaagaaaaaacattttgatcaaCTTCTTGTGATGTACACGAGATTCATTTCAGCTGGGTTGTTGCcggatttctttattttgaatattttaattgattgcttAAGAAAAATGGCACGCGATTCTGATGGTTTTGTAGTTCTTGGGAGTATTTTTAGGAGGGGTTTTTACCCAAACGCTTTGACTTTTAACAATCTGATTAATGGTCTTTGTATGGCGGGCAAGATTAAGAAGGccattgaattttttaggaaaatggTTTCGGTTGGTTGTAGACCGGATGTGGTTACAGTTGGGACTTTGATTACTGGGTTGTGTAGAACTGGTAATGTCACTGTTGCCCTtcagttgtttgaagaaatgaataacGGGAATGGTGAATTTGGTGTCATTTGTAAGCCTGATATTGTTTGCTATACTACAATTATTGATGGTCTTTGCAAATATGGGTTAGTAGACAAGGCAAAGAAACTGTTTTCAGTAATGAAGACCAAGGGCATTAATCCAGACGTGATTACTTACACCACTCTAATTTATGGTTTGTGTAATACATCTAATTGGGAGGAGGCTAAAACTTTGTTTATAGAGATGTTGGAGGAAGGTGTAAAACCTAATGTGGTGACATTTAACGTGGTAATTGATAAGTTCTGTATCAATGGAAAGATGGACGAAGCCAATGGGTTGTTCCAACTAATGATTAATAGAGGTGTTAGTCCCAACACAAGAACTTATAACAGATTTTTGAGTGGTTTTTGCTTGGCAGGTCAAATTGATGATGCTAGAAGGCTATTTGATTCCATGGCAAGTGTGGGGTGTAAGCCTGATGTTTTTAGCTACAATATTTTGATGGAGGGTTTAtgcttgacaaataaaattgatgatgccaAGGAACTTTTAGCCTCAATGTTGAGTATGGGATGCACACCTGATGTAGTTAGCTACAATACTCTGATCAATTGGTAttgcaagaatcgaaaaattgatGAAGCCTTGAATCTTTATGAGGAAATGACTTCCGTGGGAGTTAGGCCAAATGTTTTTGCTTATAATACCTTGCTATCTGGGCTTTTTAGGAACGGTAATGTCAGACATGCAAAAATGCTATTTGGTAAGATGCAACTTAGTAATTTGCCTCCCGACTTATTTACGTATAGTATTCTTATTGATGGTTATTGCAAAAATGGTTGTGTTTTGGAGGCTGTTGAACTGTACTACACTTTAATAAATCGAAACATTCAACCTGACATCACAACTTTCAATTGTCTCATTAATGGGTTGTGCAAAACAGGGAGACTCAATATTGCTTGGGAAATGTTCAACAGATTACATAGTAATGGCTTTGTTCCAGATGTtattacatataacattataatgCATGGATTTTGTAAGGAAGGAAAGTTAGAAATG AATAATGAGACTTTAAAAGTGGTGGAacttcttcacaaaatgaaagagagaaatgtgaaaCCAGATGCATCCATAGGTTCAATAATATTAGATTTACTGGGAAAGCATGAAGATTATCGTGAAGTCCTGAATTTGCTACCATCCTTTTCAACCCAAGAACCAACAGGATGTTGA
- the LOC123229280 gene encoding pentatricopeptide repeat-containing protein At1g12300, mitochondrial-like isoform X4 — MFLKTSLVSSKSSFNVRFSSSSILSSVSQNQHTKSPPKHISTLKHHSQLYNFLRVNCRSGNFSLDEAFDSFNYMIHMHPIPAMSSFSILFSALVKKKHFDQLLVMYTRFISAGLLPDFFILNILIDCLRKMARDSDGFVVLGSIFRRGFYPNALTFNNLINGLCMAGKIKKAIEFFRKMVSVGCRPDVVTVGTLITGLCRTGNVTVALQLFEEMNNGNGEFGVICKPDIVCYTTIIDGLCKYGLVDKAKKLFSVMKTKGINPDVITYTTLIYGLCNTSNWEEAKTLFIEMLEEGVKPNVVTFNVVIDKFCINGKMDEANGLFQLMINRGVSPNTRTYNRFLSGFCLAGQIDDARRLFDSMASVGCKPDVFSYNILMEGLCLTNKIDDAKELLASMLSMGCTPDVVSYNTLINWYCKNRKIDEALNLYEEMTSVGVRPNVFAYNTLLSGLFRNGNVRHAKMLFGRLNIAWEMFNRLHSNGFVPDVITYNIIMHGFCKEGKLEMASKCFSDMEQNGVAPDLVTFNMLMSGFLQNNETLKVVELLHKMKERNVKPDASIGSIILDLLGKHEDYREVLNLLPSFSTQEPTGC, encoded by the exons atgtttcttaaaacttcacttgtttcttcaaaatcatctttcaatgttagattttcatcttcatctattctttcttcagtttcccaaaatcaacacacaaaatcacCACCCAAACACATCTCCACTCTTAAGCACCATtctcaactttataatttccttcGTGTAAACTGCAGGTCAGGTAACTTTTCTCTTGATGAAGCTTTTGATtccttcaattatatgattcatatgCACCCAATTCCTGCTATGTCTTCCTTCagtattttgttttctgcacttgttaagaaaaaacattttgatcaaCTTCTTGTGATGTACACGAGATTCATTTCAGCTGGGTTGTTGCcggatttctttattttgaatattttaattgattgcttAAGAAAAATGGCACGCGATTCTGATGGTTTTGTAGTTCTTGGGAGTATTTTTAGGAGGGGTTTTTACCCAAACGCTTTGACTTTTAACAATCTGATTAATGGTCTTTGTATGGCGGGCAAGATTAAGAAGGccattgaattttttaggaaaatggTTTCGGTTGGTTGTAGACCGGATGTGGTTACAGTTGGGACTTTGATTACTGGGTTGTGTAGAACTGGTAATGTCACTGTTGCCCTtcagttgtttgaagaaatgaataacGGGAATGGTGAATTTGGTGTCATTTGTAAGCCTGATATTGTTTGCTATACTACAATTATTGATGGTCTTTGCAAATATGGGTTAGTAGACAAGGCAAAGAAACTGTTTTCAGTAATGAAGACCAAGGGCATTAATCCAGACGTGATTACTTACACCACTCTAATTTATGGTTTGTGTAATACATCTAATTGGGAGGAGGCTAAAACTTTGTTTATAGAGATGTTGGAGGAAGGTGTAAAACCTAATGTGGTGACATTTAACGTGGTAATTGATAAGTTCTGTATCAATGGAAAGATGGACGAAGCCAATGGGTTGTTCCAACTAATGATTAATAGAGGTGTTAGTCCCAACACAAGAACTTATAACAGATTTTTGAGTGGTTTTTGCTTGGCAGGTCAAATTGATGATGCTAGAAGGCTATTTGATTCCATGGCAAGTGTGGGGTGTAAGCCTGATGTTTTTAGCTACAATATTTTGATGGAGGGTTTAtgcttgacaaataaaattgatgatgccaAGGAACTTTTAGCCTCAATGTTGAGTATGGGATGCACACCTGATGTAGTTAGCTACAATACTCTGATCAATTGGTAttgcaagaatcgaaaaattgatGAAGCCTTGAATCTTTATGAGGAAATGACTTCCGTGGGAGTTAGGCCAAATGTTTTTGCTTATAATACCTTGCTATCTGGGCTTTTTAGGAACGGTAATGTCAGACATGCAAAAATGCTATTTG GGAGACTCAATATTGCTTGGGAAATGTTCAACAGATTACATAGTAATGGCTTTGTTCCAGATGTtattacatataacattataatgCATGGATTTTGTAAGGAAGGAAAGTTAGAAATGGCAAGTAAATGTTTCTCagatatggagcaaaatggtgtTGCGCCAGATTTGGTCACTTTCAATATGCTTATGTCTGGTTTCTTGCAGAATAATGAGACTTTAAAAGTGGTGGAacttcttcacaaaatgaaagagagaaatgtgaaaCCAGATGCATCCATAGGTTCAATAATATTAGATTTACTGGGAAAGCATGAAGATTATCGTGAAGTCCTGAATTTGCTACCATCCTTTTCAACCCAAGAACCAACAGGATGTTGA
- the LOC123229280 gene encoding pentatricopeptide repeat-containing protein At1g12300, mitochondrial-like isoform X6 has translation MFLKTSLVSSKSSFNVRFSSSSILSSVSQNQHTKSPPKHISTLKHHSQLYNFLRVNCRSGNFSLDEAFDSFNYMIHMHPIPAMSSFSILFSALVKKKHFDQLLVMYTRFISAGLLPDFFILNILIDCLRKMARDSDGFVVLGSIFRRGFYPNALTFNNLINGLCMAGKIKKAIEFFRKMVSVGCRPDVVTVGTLITGLCRTGNVTVALQLFEEMNNGNGEFGVICKPDIVCYTTIIDGLCKYGLVDKAKKLFSVMKTKGINPDVITYTTLIYGLCNTSNWEEAKTLFIEMLEEGVKPNVVTFNVVIDKFCINGKMDEANGLFQLMINRGVSPNTRTYNRFLSGFCLAGQIDDARRLFDSMASVGCKPDVFSYNILMEGLCLTNKIDDAKELLASMLSMGCTPDVVSYNTLINWYCKNRKIDEALNLYEEMTSVGVRPNVFAYNTLLSGLFRNGNVRHAKMLFGRLNIAWEMFNGFCKEGKLEMNNETLKVVELLHKMKERNVKPDASIGSIILDLLGKHEDYREVLNLLPSFSTQEPTGC, from the exons atgtttcttaaaacttcacttgtttcttcaaaatcatctttcaatgttagattttcatcttcatctattctttcttcagtttcccaaaatcaacacacaaaatcacCACCCAAACACATCTCCACTCTTAAGCACCATtctcaactttataatttccttcGTGTAAACTGCAGGTCAGGTAACTTTTCTCTTGATGAAGCTTTTGATtccttcaattatatgattcatatgCACCCAATTCCTGCTATGTCTTCCTTCagtattttgttttctgcacttgttaagaaaaaacattttgatcaaCTTCTTGTGATGTACACGAGATTCATTTCAGCTGGGTTGTTGCcggatttctttattttgaatattttaattgattgcttAAGAAAAATGGCACGCGATTCTGATGGTTTTGTAGTTCTTGGGAGTATTTTTAGGAGGGGTTTTTACCCAAACGCTTTGACTTTTAACAATCTGATTAATGGTCTTTGTATGGCGGGCAAGATTAAGAAGGccattgaattttttaggaaaatggTTTCGGTTGGTTGTAGACCGGATGTGGTTACAGTTGGGACTTTGATTACTGGGTTGTGTAGAACTGGTAATGTCACTGTTGCCCTtcagttgtttgaagaaatgaataacGGGAATGGTGAATTTGGTGTCATTTGTAAGCCTGATATTGTTTGCTATACTACAATTATTGATGGTCTTTGCAAATATGGGTTAGTAGACAAGGCAAAGAAACTGTTTTCAGTAATGAAGACCAAGGGCATTAATCCAGACGTGATTACTTACACCACTCTAATTTATGGTTTGTGTAATACATCTAATTGGGAGGAGGCTAAAACTTTGTTTATAGAGATGTTGGAGGAAGGTGTAAAACCTAATGTGGTGACATTTAACGTGGTAATTGATAAGTTCTGTATCAATGGAAAGATGGACGAAGCCAATGGGTTGTTCCAACTAATGATTAATAGAGGTGTTAGTCCCAACACAAGAACTTATAACAGATTTTTGAGTGGTTTTTGCTTGGCAGGTCAAATTGATGATGCTAGAAGGCTATTTGATTCCATGGCAAGTGTGGGGTGTAAGCCTGATGTTTTTAGCTACAATATTTTGATGGAGGGTTTAtgcttgacaaataaaattgatgatgccaAGGAACTTTTAGCCTCAATGTTGAGTATGGGATGCACACCTGATGTAGTTAGCTACAATACTCTGATCAATTGGTAttgcaagaatcgaaaaattgatGAAGCCTTGAATCTTTATGAGGAAATGACTTCCGTGGGAGTTAGGCCAAATGTTTTTGCTTATAATACCTTGCTATCTGGGCTTTTTAGGAACGGTAATGTCAGACATGCAAAAATGCTATTTG GGAGACTCAATATTGCTTGGGAAATGTTCA ATGGATTTTGTAAGGAAGGAAAGTTAGAAATG AATAATGAGACTTTAAAAGTGGTGGAacttcttcacaaaatgaaagagagaaatgtgaaaCCAGATGCATCCATAGGTTCAATAATATTAGATTTACTGGGAAAGCATGAAGATTATCGTGAAGTCCTGAATTTGCTACCATCCTTTTCAACCCAAGAACCAACAGGATGTTGA
- the LOC123229280 gene encoding putative pentatricopeptide repeat-containing protein At1g12700, mitochondrial isoform X1, with protein sequence MFLKTSLVSSKSSFNVRFSSSSILSSVSQNQHTKSPPKHISTLKHHSQLYNFLRVNCRSGNFSLDEAFDSFNYMIHMHPIPAMSSFSILFSALVKKKHFDQLLVMYTRFISAGLLPDFFILNILIDCLRKMARDSDGFVVLGSIFRRGFYPNALTFNNLINGLCMAGKIKKAIEFFRKMVSVGCRPDVVTVGTLITGLCRTGNVTVALQLFEEMNNGNGEFGVICKPDIVCYTTIIDGLCKYGLVDKAKKLFSVMKTKGINPDVITYTTLIYGLCNTSNWEEAKTLFIEMLEEGVKPNVVTFNVVIDKFCINGKMDEANGLFQLMINRGVSPNTRTYNRFLSGFCLAGQIDDARRLFDSMASVGCKPDVFSYNILMEGLCLTNKIDDAKELLASMLSMGCTPDVVSYNTLINWYCKNRKIDEALNLYEEMTSVGVRPNVFAYNTLLSGLFRNGNVRHAKMLFGKMQLSNLPPDLFTYSILIDGYCKNGCVLEAVELYYTLINRNIQPDITTFNCLINGLCKTGRLNIAWEMFNGFCKEGKLEMASKCFSDMEQNGVAPDLVTFNMLMSGFLQNNETLKVVELLHKMKERNVKPDASIGSIILDLLGKHEDYREVLNLLPSFSTQEPTGC encoded by the exons atgtttcttaaaacttcacttgtttcttcaaaatcatctttcaatgttagattttcatcttcatctattctttcttcagtttcccaaaatcaacacacaaaatcacCACCCAAACACATCTCCACTCTTAAGCACCATtctcaactttataatttccttcGTGTAAACTGCAGGTCAGGTAACTTTTCTCTTGATGAAGCTTTTGATtccttcaattatatgattcatatgCACCCAATTCCTGCTATGTCTTCCTTCagtattttgttttctgcacttgttaagaaaaaacattttgatcaaCTTCTTGTGATGTACACGAGATTCATTTCAGCTGGGTTGTTGCcggatttctttattttgaatattttaattgattgcttAAGAAAAATGGCACGCGATTCTGATGGTTTTGTAGTTCTTGGGAGTATTTTTAGGAGGGGTTTTTACCCAAACGCTTTGACTTTTAACAATCTGATTAATGGTCTTTGTATGGCGGGCAAGATTAAGAAGGccattgaattttttaggaaaatggTTTCGGTTGGTTGTAGACCGGATGTGGTTACAGTTGGGACTTTGATTACTGGGTTGTGTAGAACTGGTAATGTCACTGTTGCCCTtcagttgtttgaagaaatgaataacGGGAATGGTGAATTTGGTGTCATTTGTAAGCCTGATATTGTTTGCTATACTACAATTATTGATGGTCTTTGCAAATATGGGTTAGTAGACAAGGCAAAGAAACTGTTTTCAGTAATGAAGACCAAGGGCATTAATCCAGACGTGATTACTTACACCACTCTAATTTATGGTTTGTGTAATACATCTAATTGGGAGGAGGCTAAAACTTTGTTTATAGAGATGTTGGAGGAAGGTGTAAAACCTAATGTGGTGACATTTAACGTGGTAATTGATAAGTTCTGTATCAATGGAAAGATGGACGAAGCCAATGGGTTGTTCCAACTAATGATTAATAGAGGTGTTAGTCCCAACACAAGAACTTATAACAGATTTTTGAGTGGTTTTTGCTTGGCAGGTCAAATTGATGATGCTAGAAGGCTATTTGATTCCATGGCAAGTGTGGGGTGTAAGCCTGATGTTTTTAGCTACAATATTTTGATGGAGGGTTTAtgcttgacaaataaaattgatgatgccaAGGAACTTTTAGCCTCAATGTTGAGTATGGGATGCACACCTGATGTAGTTAGCTACAATACTCTGATCAATTGGTAttgcaagaatcgaaaaattgatGAAGCCTTGAATCTTTATGAGGAAATGACTTCCGTGGGAGTTAGGCCAAATGTTTTTGCTTATAATACCTTGCTATCTGGGCTTTTTAGGAACGGTAATGTCAGACATGCAAAAATGCTATTTGGTAAGATGCAACTTAGTAATTTGCCTCCCGACTTATTTACGTATAGTATTCTTATTGATGGTTATTGCAAAAATGGTTGTGTTTTGGAGGCTGTTGAACTGTACTACACTTTAATAAATCGAAACATTCAACCTGACATCACAACTTTCAATTGTCTCATTAATGGGTTGTGCAAAACAGGGAGACTCAATATTGCTTGGGAAATGTTCA ATGGATTTTGTAAGGAAGGAAAGTTAGAAATGGCAAGTAAATGTTTCTCagatatggagcaaaatggtgtTGCGCCAGATTTGGTCACTTTCAATATGCTTATGTCTGGTTTCTTGCAGAATAATGAGACTTTAAAAGTGGTGGAacttcttcacaaaatgaaagagagaaatgtgaaaCCAGATGCATCCATAGGTTCAATAATATTAGATTTACTGGGAAAGCATGAAGATTATCGTGAAGTCCTGAATTTGCTACCATCCTTTTCAACCCAAGAACCAACAGGATGTTGA